Genomic segment of Bacteroides stercoris ATCC 43183:
AGGAAGAAGGAGACGGTAGCCGTTGTTGTCCATAAGATTTCTGAGTTAGTTTTATGCAAAGATAGGATTTTTACAAATATTACCCCTCAGGTTTTTACATTGACCCTAGAACTCCACACCGGCAAAATAACCCCATGCGGTGCGGTATTTGCCTTTTTCCAAATCTCCCTGCTGTTTGGTGAGAGATGCTGTTTCATACATTCCTTTTACGAAAGCGTTCCATTTAGGCAGGAAACGGTAATTCAACTTGGTTACCATTGAAAAATATCCGGCATCGAAAGCATTGTGTCCTTCCATACTGCCCGTTATCCCTGTCATGATACCCTTGCGGTCGATACCTTCTTTGGAGTACATGAAGTCGAGGAACATGTTGAACTTATTCAAGTTCAATTCATTACCGAATGCAAAATAATAAAGATTCTTGTCCTTTGCTTCATTCATGATAGAGGCGGACCAGCGTGTCTTGAATATGTCATTGAAATTACCGTTCCAGTTCAGGGTGTATACGAGCGGCAGCTTGCCCGATTCTATGGCAGGCTGTTCGCCGTCTTCGGTTTCAACTCCATACGTCTTGTTGAAAGAGCCGTTGCGGCTGTCCAGTATTTGCAGGTTCAACTGCTGGTGGGCATTGATGTCATATCCGATGTTCAAACCGGTCATGAAGTTGCTCATGTTCTCAATCATATCGCTGTATTCATATATCTCGATAGGATTCAGGTCGAACTCGATACCGCCGTATGCGGTGCATTGCTTACCGGCAAAAATAGAAAATCCTTTTCCCAGTTTCACACCTATCCCTGCAATGTCGATGGAAGTAGGAAGGTTGTCTATGTTGCCGCTACTGTCGTTCGAGCGGTTCAGCCGTTGCCTGTATCGGTATGAAAGCCAGTTGTTGATATTTCCTTTGGCTTCAATGCGGAGTTGCCTCATTTTGAAAGCTCCCTCTTCGAAGCCGTCGCGGAAGTTTGCATCGAAGCTGCCCTGCATATTGAGGAATAAGTTGAACTTATCTTGTTTTTTCTTTACATTGGTGAGTTCTTCAAACAGGGTCTTGTTTTCAAGGAACTTCTCGTTCTTCTCCGTGCTTTGGGCGTACATGATTTGTGTACAGCCCGCAGCCAGAAGTATAAATGTGAGTTTCTTTATCATTTCTATCTGTTTTTAATATTCGTTGAAATATTCCTGAATCTGTTTCCAGTCGGTGGTTTTGGTCAGTGCAAGCATCAGCAGGACACGTGCTTTCTGGGGATTCAGTTCCTGTGATGCGACAAACTGATACTGTGCGTCGTCTACTTCTGCATCGAGCGAAGTGGGACCCGTCGGCACTCTTGACGAACGGACTACGAGAATACCTTTTTTGCGGGCTTCCGTTAATACGGGGAATATATTCTTGTGAATGTTTCCATTGCCTACTCCTGCATGGATGATACCCTTATAGCCATTGCTTAGCATCGGGGTCACCATGTCAGCCTCGATGTTTGAATAGCTGTAGACAATTCCCACTTTGGGGAGTGAGTTCAGATTGGTAACATCAAATACCGAGTGGGTGGTGTGTTTCTTTACAGACGACATATTATACGTGACCTTGCCGTTCAGTACATAACCGAGTGCACCCGCGTTGGGAGCTTGGAAGGTCTGCACGTCAACAGTGTTCATCTTCAATACGCTTGCAGCACCAAGCACGCTTCCGTTCATTGCCACTAAAACACCTTTCCCTTTGGACTCTTTTGCTCCGGCCACAACGACGGCATTGTATAAGTTAAGAGGTCCGTCGGCGCTGATTGCGGTAGAGGGGCGCATTGCTCCGACCAGAACTACCGGTTTGTCGCTCTTGACCGTCAGGTTGAGGAAATAGGCCGTTTCTTCCATCGTATCGGTTCCGTGGGTAATTACGATGCCGTCGATGTCAGAGCGTTTCAGAAGCTGGTTGATTTTCTTTGCAAGAGTCAGCCATACATCATCGTTCATGTCTTGTGAACCTATCTTGACAATTTGTTCGCCGGTTACGTTAGCTATGTTTTTAAGTTCGGGTACGGCATCGAGCAGCGTACCGATGGCTACTTGTCCGGCAGTATAGTTGGTGGCGGTTGCAGATGTTCCGGTTCCGGCAATGGTTCCGCCGGTGGCAAGGATATGGATGTTAGGCTTCTGCTGAGCGAAAGCCATTGTGACGGAAAGCAGTAGCATAACGGCTACCATGCTGAGTTTTTCTAATCTTTTCATAACTTAATTTGTTTGAATTAAAAAATAGGTTAAAGGTAAATATGCTTAGAAAAATTGTATGAATAATAATCCCAAGGCTATGGCAACTGCCGTAGAGACGATACCCGGCATCATAAAAGAGTGGTTGAGTATATATTTACCGATTCGGGTGGTTCCCGTACGGTCAAAGTTGATGGCTGCAACTACGGTAGGGTAGTTCGGGATGAAGAAATACCCGTTTACGGCAGGAAACATGGCTATCAGCATATATGGCGATATGCCCAAAGCAATGCCCAGCGGTACTAAAGCACGTACTGTGGCTGCCTGACTGTACAGCAGGATAGACATGACGAACAAAGCGATGCCGAACAGCCAGGGCATCTGGCGTACGATACCTTCGATAGAGGCGGTGAGTTGCGCCATATTTCCATTCAGGAACGTATCGCCCATCCAGGCAATGCCGAAGATGGCGATTACAGCCTGCATTCCAGCCGGGAAGACAGAGCCTTGTGTTGCTTTTATTCCGTCTGTCTTAGTTACCAGCAAAATGAGGGCGGCAGCCGAAAGCATGATGATTTCGATAATGGCGGACATCCCTAAGGAAACTGTTTTTCCGTCAATCAGGAAAGAAGGACGCATCCCTTCGAATGAGCCGAAAAGAACGATGAATGCCGTGGCAAGGATAAATATGAGTACCGAAATCATAGCATGGCGTTTGTTTGTTACATCGTCGATTTTCACTTTCTTACCGTCGAAGTAGCCTTCTGCCATACGTTTTTGATATTCCGGGTCGTCAATCAGTTCTTTTCCCACGCGCATGGAGCACAATGCGCCTACCAGTACGCCGAGAATTGTTGCCGGAATCGTTATTTTAAGTATGTCGAATAAAGTGATGTCGAATCCGGCAAGCAGACCGAGCAGTGCAACCGTAGCCGCCGAAATGGGACTTGCCGTGATAGCCTGCTGTGAAGCGATGACAGCGATACCCAGCGGACGCTCAGGTCTGATTTTGGTTTCGGTTGCAACTTCGGCAATGACGGGAAGAACCGAGTATGCCACGTGTCCTGTACCGGCTACGAAAGTAAACAGGTAGGTGACGATGGGGCTGAGGATAGTAACCTGAGACGGGTTCTTGCGCAGCAGTTTTTCTGCTAACTTTACCATGTAATCAAGTCCGCCGGCCGCCTGCATGCAGGAAGCTGCGGAAATAACGGCGGCTATCATCAACATTACGTCTATCGGTGGTGCAGTGGGTTGTAAGCCAAATACAAAAGTCAGTATGCCCAAACCTACGCCGCCCATTACTCCGAGACCTATGCCGCCTAAGCGTGCACCTATGATAATAGCGGTCAGTACAAATAATAATTGTAAAACCATATACTTATTATTTAAAAAATTAGATAAGGTTGTTATGTTCTCTACTATTGGCTAATTTCTAAAATAATCCCTTATATAACAATAATAGGGGGTGAATTTGTTGTATTTATTATTTTATATTTTCTAAATTAAGCATATATTAACTGTTTAGTG
This window contains:
- a CDS encoding anaerobic C4-dicarboxylate transporter family protein, which gives rise to MVLQLLFVLTAIIIGARLGGIGLGVMGGVGLGILTFVFGLQPTAPPIDVMLMIAAVISAASCMQAAGGLDYMVKLAEKLLRKNPSQVTILSPIVTYLFTFVAGTGHVAYSVLPVIAEVATETKIRPERPLGIAVIASQQAITASPISAATVALLGLLAGFDITLFDILKITIPATILGVLVGALCSMRVGKELIDDPEYQKRMAEGYFDGKKVKIDDVTNKRHAMISVLIFILATAFIVLFGSFEGMRPSFLIDGKTVSLGMSAIIEIIMLSAAALILLVTKTDGIKATQGSVFPAGMQAVIAIFGIAWMGDTFLNGNMAQLTASIEGIVRQMPWLFGIALFVMSILLYSQAATVRALVPLGIALGISPYMLIAMFPAVNGYFFIPNYPTVVAAINFDRTGTTRIGKYILNHSFMMPGIVSTAVAIALGLLFIQFF
- the ansB gene encoding L-asparaginase 2, which encodes MKRLEKLSMVAVMLLLSVTMAFAQQKPNIHILATGGTIAGTGTSATATNYTAGQVAIGTLLDAVPELKNIANVTGEQIVKIGSQDMNDDVWLTLAKKINQLLKRSDIDGIVITHGTDTMEETAYFLNLTVKSDKPVVLVGAMRPSTAISADGPLNLYNAVVVAGAKESKGKGVLVAMNGSVLGAASVLKMNTVDVQTFQAPNAGALGYVLNGKVTYNMSSVKKHTTHSVFDVTNLNSLPKVGIVYSYSNIEADMVTPMLSNGYKGIIHAGVGNGNIHKNIFPVLTEARKKGILVVRSSRVPTGPTSLDAEVDDAQYQFVASQELNPQKARVLLMLALTKTTDWKQIQEYFNEY